In Vibrio sp. STUT-A11, a genomic segment contains:
- the rsmB gene encoding 16S rRNA (cytosine(967)-C(5))-methyltransferase RsmB produces MNVRAAAANVLYLVVDKGHSLSSALPAAQQTIRPRDHALLQEICYGALRYLPRLETISSQLMDKPLKGKQRVFHHLILVGIYQLSFMRIPAHAAVGETVEGTKDLKGPRLRGLINAVLRNYQRNQEELDEIAVSHNAGKYGHPSWLLKLLQDAYPQQWESIVEANNQKAPMWLRVNHQHHTRDEYLALLKNENIEATPHTEAMDALKLAAPCDVTKLPGFEKGWVSVQDAAAQLSINYLKPKDGELILDCCAAPGGKTAHILERTSGSEVVAIDCDDTRLKRVHENLKRLNLQAKVVCGDARNPKEWWQGEQFDRILLDAPCSATGVIRRHPDIKWLRRADDIAALAELQSEIFDAMWTQLKPGGTMVYATCSITPQENVEQVKAFLARTADAKLLDSDPEHPGRQILPGEEDMDGFYYAVLTKTHA; encoded by the coding sequence ATGAATGTTCGCGCTGCGGCTGCCAACGTCTTGTATCTTGTCGTCGACAAGGGCCATTCTCTTTCTAGCGCTCTACCAGCGGCTCAACAAACCATCCGACCTCGTGATCACGCGCTTTTGCAAGAGATCTGCTACGGAGCACTTCGCTACTTACCTCGCCTTGAAACCATTTCAAGCCAGCTAATGGATAAGCCTCTGAAAGGCAAACAACGTGTGTTCCATCACCTGATCCTGGTTGGTATTTATCAACTGAGCTTTATGCGTATTCCTGCGCACGCAGCGGTTGGTGAAACGGTTGAAGGCACCAAAGATCTCAAAGGCCCTCGTCTGCGTGGCCTGATCAATGCCGTCTTGCGTAATTACCAACGCAATCAGGAAGAGCTTGACGAGATTGCCGTCAGCCACAACGCTGGCAAATATGGTCACCCGAGCTGGTTACTCAAGCTGCTGCAAGACGCTTATCCGCAGCAATGGGAAAGTATTGTCGAAGCCAATAATCAAAAGGCACCGATGTGGCTGCGAGTAAACCACCAGCACCATACTCGTGATGAATATCTGGCACTACTCAAAAATGAAAACATTGAGGCCACGCCGCACACAGAGGCGATGGACGCGCTAAAATTGGCTGCGCCATGCGATGTGACCAAGTTGCCTGGGTTTGAGAAAGGTTGGGTATCGGTACAAGATGCTGCCGCTCAACTTTCAATTAATTACCTCAAGCCAAAAGATGGTGAGTTGATTCTGGATTGCTGCGCAGCACCAGGTGGCAAAACCGCACATATTCTTGAGCGTACATCCGGCAGTGAAGTGGTCGCGATTGACTGTGACGACACTCGCCTGAAACGCGTACATGAAAACCTGAAGCGTCTCAATCTTCAGGCAAAAGTGGTTTGCGGTGATGCACGTAATCCTAAAGAATGGTGGCAAGGTGAACAGTTTGATCGCATCTTGCTGGACGCGCCGTGTTCTGCGACGGGCGTCATCCGCCGTCATCCAGATATCAAATGGCTACGCCGAGCCGACGATATTGCGGCATTAGCCGAGCTGCAAAGCGAAATTTTCGATGCGATGTGGACACAGCTAAAACCAGGCGGCACAATGGTTTATGCAACTTGTTCAATCACTCCACAAGAAAACGTAGAGCAAGTGAAAGCATTCTTAGCTCGCACCGCTGATGCGAAATTGCTGGATTCTGACCCTGAACACCCTGGTCGTCAAATTCTACCAGGTGAAGAAGATATGGATGGATTCTACTACGCTGTGCTGACTAAAACACACGCGTGA
- the trkA gene encoding Trk system potassium transporter TrkA, producing the protein MKIIILGAGQVGGTLAENLVGENNDITIVDNNSDRLRELQDKYDLRVVNGHASHPDVLHEAGAQDADMLVAVTNTDETNMAACQVAFTLFNTPNRVARIRSPEYLAEKEALFKSGAIPVDHLIAPEELVTSYIERLIQYPGALQVVSFAEQKVSLVAVKAYYGGPLVGNALSALREHMPHIDTRVAAIFRQGRPIRPQGTTIIEADDEVFFVAASNHIRSVMSELQRLEKPYRRIMIVGGGNIGASLAKRLEQTYSVKLIERNYQRAEQLSEQLGNTIVFCGDAADQELLTEENIDQVDVFIALTNEDETNIMSAMLAKRMGAKKVMVLIQRGAYVDLVQGGVIDVAISPQQATISALLTHVRRADIVNVSSLRRGAAEAIEAIAHGDESTSKVVGRAIGDIKLPPGTTIGAIVRGEEVLIAHDRTIIEQDDHVVMFLVDKKYVPDVEALFQPSPFFL; encoded by the coding sequence ATGAAGATCATTATTCTTGGTGCTGGTCAGGTTGGCGGCACACTGGCAGAAAACCTGGTTGGTGAGAACAACGACATCACCATCGTCGATAACAATTCTGACCGACTGCGTGAACTACAGGACAAATATGACCTGCGTGTGGTCAATGGCCATGCGAGTCACCCAGATGTACTCCACGAAGCAGGCGCGCAAGATGCCGACATGCTGGTTGCAGTAACCAACACTGACGAAACCAATATGGCAGCATGTCAGGTAGCCTTCACTCTGTTTAACACACCTAACCGTGTTGCACGTATCCGTTCGCCAGAGTATCTGGCAGAAAAAGAAGCCCTATTTAAGTCTGGTGCGATCCCTGTCGATCACCTAATTGCTCCAGAAGAGCTGGTAACCAGCTATATCGAACGTCTGATCCAATACCCTGGCGCACTACAGGTAGTCAGCTTCGCAGAGCAGAAAGTCAGCCTGGTTGCCGTAAAAGCCTACTATGGCGGTCCTTTGGTGGGTAACGCACTCTCAGCGCTACGAGAGCACATGCCTCATATCGACACCCGAGTTGCGGCAATCTTCCGTCAGGGTCGTCCGATTCGTCCGCAAGGCACGACTATCATAGAAGCTGATGATGAGGTGTTCTTTGTCGCGGCAAGTAATCATATTCGCTCGGTAATGAGTGAGCTGCAGCGTCTAGAGAAGCCTTACCGCCGCATTATGATTGTTGGTGGTGGTAACATCGGCGCAAGCTTAGCCAAACGCTTAGAGCAGACCTACAGCGTGAAATTAATCGAGCGAAACTACCAACGTGCTGAACAACTGTCTGAGCAGCTCGGTAACACCATCGTCTTCTGTGGTGATGCTGCAGACCAAGAGCTGTTAACCGAAGAAAACATCGATCAGGTCGACGTGTTCATTGCGCTGACCAACGAAGATGAAACCAACATCATGTCCGCGATGCTGGCAAAACGCATGGGTGCAAAGAAGGTAATGGTGCTGATTCAGCGTGGTGCCTATGTCGATCTAGTACAAGGCGGCGTGATTGATGTGGCCATTTCGCCTCAGCAAGCCACCATTTCCGCGCTTTTAACCCACGTTCGCCGTGCCGATATTGTTAACGTATCTTCTCTACGCCGCGGTGCAGCCGAAGCGATCGAAGCCATTGCCCACGGTGATGAAAGCACCTCTAAAGTGGTGGGTCGCGCCATTGGTGATATTAAACTTCCACCCGGAACTACCATCGGGGCCATTGTTCGTGGTGAAGAAGTACTGATCGCTCACGACCGGACTATCATCGAACAAGATGACCATGTGGTGATGTTCCTAGTCGACAAAAAATACGTACCAGACGTCGAAGCTCTGTTCCAGCCGAGCCCATTTTTCCTCTAG
- a CDS encoding TrkH family potassium uptake protein, protein MVNLRPVLFVIGLVLSKLALFMYVPTLVAFFTGTGGFLDFAQAVVITHLAAFICLSIGRTAKFKLSVRDMFLITSLVWTIASAFAALPFVFINHISFTDAYFETMSGITTTGSTVLSGLDDMAPSILLWRSILQWLGGVGFIVMAVAVLPMLNVGGMKLFQTESSDWSDKSSPRAKTVAKNIVLVYLILTGLCIGGYILTGMGIFEAINHAFTTLSTGGYSTSDGSMNHFSNGAHWVATAFMFLGGLPFLLFVAALRKRRVDILLKDAQVRGFAYLFLFSSLVIACWLVIRDGYTILDALRVSMFNIVSVVTTTGFGLEDFTAWGALPTTLFAFLMIAGACSGSTSGGIKIFRFQVAMTLLNKQMMKLVHPSGVFVQRYNQRPVNDDIVRSVVAFVLMFFITIIFIAGCLSALGLDPITSISGSITAVANVGPGMGSVIGPTGNFAPLPDSAKWLLSFGMLMGRLEILTILVLFFPAFWRR, encoded by the coding sequence ATGGTCAACTTACGTCCCGTACTGTTTGTTATCGGGCTGGTTTTATCTAAACTGGCCCTTTTCATGTACGTGCCTACTTTGGTCGCTTTCTTCACCGGTACGGGCGGATTTCTCGACTTCGCCCAAGCCGTGGTGATTACGCACCTGGCTGCGTTTATCTGCCTGAGTATTGGTCGAACGGCTAAATTCAAACTCAGTGTGCGCGACATGTTCCTCATCACCAGCTTAGTCTGGACTATCGCCAGTGCTTTCGCGGCGTTGCCGTTCGTCTTCATTAACCACATCAGCTTTACCGATGCCTATTTCGAAACCATGTCGGGGATCACCACCACAGGTTCGACGGTTCTGAGCGGTCTGGATGACATGGCTCCAAGCATCTTATTGTGGCGTTCCATCCTACAGTGGCTTGGTGGCGTCGGCTTCATCGTCATGGCAGTAGCGGTTCTGCCAATGCTTAACGTCGGTGGTATGAAGCTGTTCCAAACGGAATCTTCTGACTGGTCAGATAAAAGTAGCCCAAGGGCTAAGACCGTGGCCAAAAACATCGTGCTGGTTTATCTGATCTTAACCGGGCTGTGTATCGGCGGGTATATACTGACAGGCATGGGAATCTTTGAGGCAATCAACCACGCGTTCACTACTTTGTCGACGGGCGGTTACTCAACTTCGGATGGCTCAATGAATCACTTCTCTAACGGAGCACACTGGGTGGCGACGGCCTTTATGTTCCTGGGTGGGTTGCCTTTCTTGCTGTTCGTGGCGGCACTGAGAAAACGTCGAGTTGATATATTACTTAAAGATGCACAGGTTCGTGGCTTTGCTTACCTGTTCCTCTTCTCAAGCCTAGTGATTGCCTGCTGGTTAGTCATTCGCGATGGTTACACCATACTCGATGCTTTGCGAGTGTCGATGTTCAATATCGTGTCAGTCGTGACAACCACTGGTTTTGGCCTGGAAGACTTCACTGCGTGGGGGGCTCTGCCAACCACATTGTTTGCTTTCTTGATGATTGCAGGTGCTTGCTCGGGTTCAACATCAGGCGGGATAAAAATATTCCGCTTTCAGGTAGCAATGACGCTGCTGAACAAACAGATGATGAAACTGGTTCACCCCTCCGGTGTTTTTGTCCAACGCTATAACCAACGCCCCGTAAACGATGATATTGTGCGATCCGTGGTCGCTTTTGTGTTGATGTTCTTTATCACCATTATATTTATTGCTGGCTGCTTGAGTGCACTCGGCTTAGATCCTATCACTAGCATCTCCGGCTCAATTACCGCTGTCGCCAACGTTGGCCCTGGTATGGGCTCTGTGATTGGCCCGACTGGTAACTTTGCCCCATTACCAGACTCCGCAAAATGGCTATTAAGTTTTGGCATGTTAATGGGCCGTCTGGAAATTCTGACTATTCTTGTATTGTTCTTTCCAGCCTTCTGGCGTCGTTAA
- a CDS encoding DUF3157 family protein, translating into MKTWITLATLLATSSVYAAEIVTLADGRSVKLNDDFTWEYVVENTAPEATAASATKTVTAATEPVAVPAIATIPVVSKTVGTTVTVNAKKPTMQLSDSGVDILIGSASYQGGELVFPTSITNQSSQSVIQIEVEVEVFDMSGKALAKEKVIVWQSIKRMADTYLRPQQAEQGKTIKLAVPQSQQYQFSAKVVELQTR; encoded by the coding sequence ATGAAAACTTGGATTACTTTGGCTACTCTGCTGGCCACATCATCGGTCTATGCTGCCGAAATAGTAACGTTAGCCGATGGAAGAAGTGTAAAGTTAAATGATGACTTTACTTGGGAGTATGTGGTTGAGAACACTGCACCCGAAGCCACTGCAGCGTCAGCAACCAAAACGGTCACCGCGGCGACTGAACCTGTTGCCGTTCCAGCAATAGCAACCATTCCTGTCGTCTCGAAAACCGTGGGCACGACGGTTACCGTCAATGCAAAAAAACCAACCATGCAGCTATCAGATTCAGGTGTAGATATATTGATTGGCTCTGCAAGTTACCAAGGCGGCGAACTGGTCTTTCCTACTTCGATCACTAACCAAAGCTCGCAGTCAGTAATTCAGATTGAGGTCGAAGTTGAGGTGTTCGATATGTCCGGAAAAGCGCTCGCAAAAGAAAAGGTCATTGTTTGGCAGTCGATCAAACGTATGGCAGATACTTACCTTCGCCCACAACAAGCTGAGCAAGGTAAAACCATCAAACTGGCAGTGCCACAATCGCAGCAATACCAGTTTTCGGCAAAAGTGGTTGAATTACAAACTCGCTAA
- a CDS encoding hemolysin III family protein: MSSPQKPEYSQSEEFANSLTHGLGMVLGIVGLIVLLVRALDQQADTLTITSMAIYGSSIIVLFLASTLYHAIPHPNAKRWLKTFDHCAIYLLIAGSYTPFLLVSLRTPLAIGLMIVIWSIALLGIIMKVAFIHRFKHLSLTSYLAMGWLSLIVIYELAITLDIGGLTLLAAGGLIYSLGVIFYVAKRIPFNHAIWHGFVLAGCVCHFFSIYYFVEPI; encoded by the coding sequence ATGTCATCACCACAGAAACCTGAATACAGTCAGAGTGAAGAATTTGCCAATTCTCTCACCCATGGCCTCGGGATGGTTCTAGGTATTGTAGGGCTGATTGTGCTGCTAGTAAGAGCATTAGATCAGCAAGCAGATACCCTGACCATAACCAGCATGGCGATCTATGGCTCAAGTATTATTGTGCTGTTTCTCGCGTCAACGCTGTACCATGCCATTCCGCACCCGAATGCCAAACGCTGGCTGAAAACGTTTGACCATTGCGCGATCTACTTATTGATAGCGGGTAGCTACACGCCATTTTTATTGGTGAGCTTACGTACACCTCTCGCGATTGGTTTGATGATCGTGATTTGGAGTATTGCTTTGCTTGGCATCATCATGAAAGTCGCGTTTATTCATCGCTTTAAGCATTTGTCTTTGACGAGTTATCTGGCGATGGGGTGGTTATCGCTGATTGTGATTTATGAGTTGGCTATCACTCTGGATATCGGTGGTCTGACGCTGCTAGCCGCAGGTGGCTTGATCTATTCTCTTGGCGTTATATTTTACGTCGCTAAGCGGATTCCATTTAATCACGCGATTTGGCACGGCTTTGTTCTGGCTGGGTGCGTGTGCCACTTCTTCTCTATCTACTATTTTGTCGAGCCGATCTAA
- a CDS encoding sporulation protein: MSFLKKTLASFGIGSAKVDSILNQDVIYPGQSVDVSIHVYGGATEQKIDNIDMKLCCRYIAEAPDDRGSREGHNMRRVPQTHVLTEWRLPYSFVIHSAEERTFDVKLDVPWNTPVTIGDAKVWLETGLDVAASLDPTDKDTLTIRPDPLMDAILSAFEAQGLRIRQVECEEVNGFDLPFVQEFEMVPTDGPYHGVWRELEFVAHRSEEDLKLWFEIDRTRSGAGGMLASLLGSGKLNRELTIPVTTSPEEVGEIVLNYLDQTTAIHDSEV, encoded by the coding sequence ATGTCATTTTTAAAGAAGACACTTGCGAGTTTTGGTATCGGCAGTGCTAAGGTCGATTCGATCCTCAATCAGGATGTGATATACCCCGGTCAGAGTGTGGATGTGTCAATCCATGTTTACGGTGGCGCGACAGAACAAAAGATCGATAACATCGATATGAAGCTCTGTTGTCGTTATATAGCAGAGGCACCTGATGACCGAGGCTCTCGAGAAGGGCATAACATGCGTCGAGTGCCGCAGACTCATGTCCTGACTGAGTGGCGCCTCCCTTACTCGTTTGTCATTCATTCCGCAGAAGAGCGCACCTTTGATGTGAAGCTTGATGTTCCCTGGAATACTCCCGTTACGATTGGTGACGCGAAAGTATGGTTGGAAACGGGACTGGACGTTGCCGCCTCACTCGATCCGACCGATAAAGACACGCTTACCATTCGACCTGATCCACTGATGGACGCCATTTTATCCGCATTTGAAGCGCAAGGATTACGTATTCGCCAGGTGGAGTGTGAAGAGGTCAATGGCTTCGACTTACCATTTGTTCAGGAATTTGAAATGGTACCCACCGACGGGCCTTACCATGGTGTATGGCGTGAGTTGGAGTTTGTGGCTCATCGTAGTGAGGAAGATCTGAAGTTATGGTTTGAAATAGACCGAACGCGAAGTGGCGCTGGTGGCATGCTGGCGAGCCTGCTTGGCAGTGGTAAGCTTAACCGAGAACTGACGATTCCGGTGACGACCAGCCCTGAAGAAGTGGGAGAGATTGTCCTTAATTACCTCGACCAAACCACCGCCATTCACGATTCCGAAGTTTAA
- a CDS encoding YihD family protein, translating to MKCHRIEELLELIEPEWQKDQDMNLVQFIIKLSQEAGYEGNLEDLTDDVLIYHLKMRNSSKDEMIPGLKKDQEDDFKTALLRARGVIK from the coding sequence ATGAAGTGTCATCGTATCGAAGAACTGCTTGAGCTGATAGAGCCAGAGTGGCAAAAAGACCAAGACATGAATCTGGTGCAGTTTATTATCAAACTGTCTCAAGAAGCGGGTTATGAGGGCAACTTGGAAGATCTCACCGACGACGTTCTGATCTACCATTTGAAAATGCGTAACAGCAGTAAAGATGAAATGATCCCTGGATTGAAAAAAGACCAGGAAGACGATTTCAAAACCGCGCTTTTACGCGCTCGCGGCGTCATCAAGTAA
- the ccoG gene encoding cytochrome c oxidase accessory protein CcoG: protein MSQDKIDIKDVTPKTFNPKTHKGNGDRFNPSNRIYVRESKGTYQKLRRYGGWFLLLLFALTPWIPYGDRQAILLDIGNQQFNFFGTTLYPQDLTLLALLFVIGAFGLFFITTFLGRVWCGYLCPQTVWTFMYIWFEEKLEGSANKRRKQDANKLTANLAIRKTLKHIAWFSIALITGFTFVGYFVPMKQLVIDFFTFNSSFWPVFWVMFFAVCTYGNAGWMRSIMCIHMCPYARFQSAMFDKDTFIVGYDTKRGEKRGPRSRKADPKQLGLGDCIDCDLCVQVCPTGIDIRDGLQYECINCGACIDACDQTMDRMGYEKGLINYTTEHRLSGKHTKVMRPKLLGYGAVFLIMIGLFFAQIASVDPAGMSVLRDRNQLFRVNSAGEVENTYTLKVINKTQQVQEYQLDVKGMSDVSWYGKQTIQVQPGEVLNLPMSLGADPDKLNSAITTIQFILSDKSNEFTIEVESRFIKKL, encoded by the coding sequence ATGAGTCAGGATAAGATCGACATTAAAGATGTGACTCCGAAAACTTTTAACCCCAAAACCCACAAAGGTAACGGGGATCGTTTTAACCCAAGCAATCGCATCTACGTACGTGAAAGTAAAGGAACCTATCAAAAGCTAAGACGCTACGGCGGCTGGTTTTTACTGCTACTGTTTGCTTTGACACCTTGGATTCCATACGGAGATCGCCAAGCGATTTTATTGGATATCGGTAATCAACAGTTCAACTTTTTTGGCACCACACTCTATCCGCAAGATCTTACTCTGCTTGCACTGCTGTTTGTTATCGGGGCATTTGGTCTGTTCTTCATCACCACCTTTTTAGGTCGGGTCTGGTGTGGTTATCTGTGTCCACAAACCGTCTGGACTTTCATGTACATCTGGTTTGAAGAAAAACTCGAAGGCAGTGCGAATAAGCGTCGTAAACAAGACGCCAACAAGCTCACCGCCAATCTGGCAATACGCAAAACACTCAAACACATTGCCTGGTTTTCGATCGCGCTGATTACTGGATTCACCTTTGTCGGTTACTTCGTGCCAATGAAGCAATTGGTGATCGACTTCTTCACTTTTAACTCCAGCTTCTGGCCAGTTTTCTGGGTGATGTTCTTTGCAGTCTGTACCTACGGTAACGCCGGTTGGATGCGATCTATCATGTGTATTCACATGTGTCCTTACGCGCGCTTCCAGTCCGCCATGTTCGACAAAGATACCTTCATCGTTGGCTACGACACCAAGCGTGGTGAAAAACGCGGCCCACGCTCACGTAAGGCCGATCCAAAACAACTTGGCTTGGGTGACTGTATCGACTGTGATTTGTGTGTCCAGGTTTGCCCTACCGGCATCGATATTCGTGACGGTTTGCAATATGAGTGCATCAACTGCGGTGCCTGTATTGATGCCTGTGACCAAACTATGGATCGCATGGGTTATGAAAAAGGGTTGATCAACTACACTACCGAACACCGCTTATCTGGTAAACACACCAAGGTAATGCGCCCAAAACTGCTCGGCTATGGTGCGGTATTCCTGATTATGATCGGCTTGTTCTTCGCTCAGATTGCCTCCGTTGATCCGGCGGGTATGAGCGTACTTCGAGACCGTAACCAACTGTTCCGCGTAAATAGTGCCGGAGAAGTAGAAAACACTTATACGCTTAAAGTGATCAACAAGACCCAGCAAGTGCAAGAGTACCAACTGGATGTGAAAGGTATGAGCGATGTAAGCTGGTATGGTAAACAAACCATTCAGGTACAGCCTGGAGAAGTATTGAACTTACCAATGAGTCTTGGCGCCGATCCTGACAAGCTAAACTCTGCGATAACCACAATTCAGTTTATACTCAGCGATAAGAGCAATGAATTCACCATCGAAGTGGAAAGCAGGTTTATCAAGAAACTCTGA
- a CDS encoding serine/threonine protein kinase: MSQGTFNFDALTPDFMWYALESIGIRAESGFLPLNSYENRVYQFTDEERRRYVVKFYRPERWSDEQIQEEHDFTLELIDNEIPVAPPAILNGQTLHHYQGYGFALFESVGGRQFEVDNLEQLEGVGRFLGRIHKVGGKKIFQHRPSIGLQEYLYQPREILQNSNMIPMHLENSFFNDLDILINSIESHWQDTFDSIRLHGDCHPGNILWRDGPMFVDLDDSRNGPAVQDLWMLLSGERQDKLMQLDIVLEAYQEFCDFNSAELKLIEPLRGLRMVHYMAWLAKRWHDPAFPLAFPWFNEPKYWEGQVLGFKEQIANLEEAPLSLMPQW, encoded by the coding sequence ATGTCCCAAGGTACGTTTAACTTTGACGCCCTCACCCCAGATTTTATGTGGTATGCGTTAGAAAGCATCGGCATTCGCGCAGAATCTGGCTTTCTCCCTCTCAACAGTTATGAAAACCGCGTTTATCAGTTTACCGATGAAGAGCGTCGCCGCTATGTGGTGAAGTTCTACCGTCCTGAACGTTGGAGCGACGAGCAAATTCAGGAAGAACACGATTTCACACTGGAGCTGATCGACAACGAAATCCCTGTCGCACCACCTGCCATTCTTAACGGTCAAACATTACATCACTACCAAGGCTACGGTTTTGCGCTATTTGAAAGTGTTGGCGGACGCCAGTTTGAAGTAGACAATCTGGAACAACTGGAAGGCGTCGGTCGATTTTTAGGTCGAATCCATAAGGTTGGCGGTAAAAAGATTTTTCAACACCGACCAAGTATCGGCTTACAAGAATACCTATACCAGCCAAGGGAGATTCTGCAAAACTCGAACATGATTCCCATGCATCTGGAGAACAGTTTCTTCAATGATCTGGATATCCTTATTAACTCTATCGAAAGCCACTGGCAGGATACCTTTGACAGTATTCGACTGCACGGAGACTGCCACCCGGGTAACATTCTATGGCGTGATGGGCCTATGTTCGTCGACTTGGATGACTCCCGTAATGGGCCTGCAGTACAGGATTTGTGGATGCTTTTGAGCGGTGAGCGACAAGATAAGCTGATGCAGCTGGATATCGTTCTGGAAGCTTATCAAGAATTTTGTGATTTTAACTCCGCAGAATTGAAACTAATTGAACCACTTCGCGGTCTACGAATGGTGCATTACATGGCATGGTTAGCAAAACGTTGGCATGACCCTGCATTTCCGTTGGCTTTTCCATGGTTTAATGAGCCAAAATACTGGGAAGGTCAGGTTCTTGGCTTTAAAGAGCAGATTGCCAACTTAGAAGAAGCCCCCCTCTCTTTAATGCCTCAATGGTAA
- a CDS encoding thiol:disulfide interchange protein DsbA/DsbL: MKKLFALFSVLMLSLSAQAAQFKEGEHYKVLDLEASNKPVVTEFFSFYCPHCSSFEPVIQQLKKQLPEGVKLQKNHVSFMGGSMGPSMSKAFATMVALKIEDKMVPVMFNRIHNLRKAPRDDAELRQIFLDEGVDEKKFDSAFKGFAVDSMVRRMDKQFENSGLTGVPAVIVNNKYQVQAQSIKTMDEYFALVNYLLELK; encoded by the coding sequence ATGAAAAAGCTGTTCGCACTGTTTTCTGTACTGATGCTGAGCCTCTCAGCACAGGCGGCGCAATTCAAAGAAGGTGAACATTACAAGGTATTGGATCTAGAGGCATCAAACAAACCAGTAGTGACTGAGTTCTTCTCATTCTACTGCCCGCACTGTAGTTCGTTTGAACCTGTTATTCAGCAACTTAAAAAGCAGTTACCAGAAGGCGTGAAGTTACAAAAGAACCACGTATCCTTTATGGGTGGCAGCATGGGCCCTTCAATGAGCAAAGCATTCGCAACTATGGTTGCACTTAAAATTGAAGACAAAATGGTCCCTGTGATGTTTAACCGCATCCACAATTTGCGTAAAGCGCCGCGCGACGATGCAGAACTGCGTCAAATCTTCTTAGATGAAGGTGTGGATGAGAAGAAGTTTGACTCCGCATTCAAAGGTTTTGCTGTCGATTCTATGGTTCGTCGTATGGACAAACAGTTCGAAAACAGTGGCCTGACAGGTGTTCCTGCGGTGATTGTAAACAACAAGTATCAGGTACAGGCACAAAGCATCAAAACCATGGATGAGTACTTTGCTCTGGTAAACTACTTATTAGAACTTAAATAA
- a CDS encoding acyltransferase — translation MLAYLLLLLNASLVIINSAICSLVICLIAVVKLSFPGAKLKAKGTEAANKVMWAWATINAGILALSNRVEWDVQVGDELKKDGWYLLISNHLSWTDIVVLCCVFKDRIPMPKFFLKQQLLYVPFIGMACWALDMPFMRRFSREYLIRHPHKRGQDLATTRRSCAKFKHTPTTVVNYVEGTRFTPEKQRQSKARYQHLLQPKSGGIAYTLAAMGDQFDSIIDVTLAYPENTHKPFRDMLMGRMSKIVVRVKVLPVDEQVQGDYFNDKPYKRQFQQWLGDVWQEKDQLLKEIHR, via the coding sequence ATGTTGGCATATTTGTTACTTCTTCTTAACGCGTCTCTAGTCATAATCAATTCGGCGATCTGTTCATTGGTTATTTGCTTGATCGCTGTGGTTAAACTGTCATTTCCAGGCGCAAAGCTAAAAGCGAAGGGAACGGAAGCAGCGAACAAGGTTATGTGGGCATGGGCAACAATAAATGCGGGGATACTCGCGCTGTCCAATCGCGTTGAATGGGATGTGCAAGTTGGCGATGAGCTAAAGAAAGATGGCTGGTACCTTTTGATCAGCAATCATCTGAGTTGGACGGACATTGTGGTGCTGTGTTGTGTGTTTAAAGATCGTATCCCAATGCCAAAGTTTTTCCTCAAACAGCAACTGTTGTATGTGCCATTTATTGGTATGGCTTGCTGGGCTCTGGATATGCCGTTTATGCGCCGTTTTTCGCGCGAATATTTGATCCGTCATCCGCATAAGCGTGGTCAGGATTTGGCCACCACGCGTCGCTCTTGCGCTAAGTTTAAGCATACTCCCACGACGGTAGTCAATTACGTAGAAGGCACGCGTTTTACGCCAGAAAAGCAACGCCAGAGCAAAGCACGATATCAACATTTGTTGCAGCCAAAGTCTGGTGGCATCGCTTACACGCTGGCTGCGATGGGTGATCAGTTTGATAGTATTATTGATGTCACGTTGGCTTATCCGGAAAATACCCATAAACCATTTAGAGACATGTTAATGGGCCGTATGAGCAAGATAGTGGTTCGTGTGAAGGTACTGCCGGTCGATGAACAAGTGCAGGGTGATTACTTTAACGACAAACCCTACAAGCGTCAGTTTCAGCAGTGGCTGGGTGATGTCTGGCAAGAGAAAGACCAGTTACTGAAAGAGATACACAGATAA